From the genome of Podospora bellae-mahoneyi strain CBS 112042 chromosome 2, whole genome shotgun sequence:
CGGGTCGTCATGTTGGACTTTGCGCAAAGCCGGGTGCGAAGAGAAGACGAATCTGACTTTGACTGGGGACGTGCAAAGGCTCAGAAGGATGAAGAAGGGGCCGTAGACATGGTCATTCGACACTACCTGAGCAAGCTTGGAAAACAAGTATCCTACACGCCATCGGGACGGTATGATGAATTTGCAGAAGGGGAGTCGGAGGATGAGCAATGATCTGGTGACTTTGAGGACCATTTCAAGCTTTTAGGTCGATTCTTCAAGCTAAATCCACCGGGCCAAATCTTCCTTGTTTGCCAACCAGGTCTTTCATctcttctcaacatcatctaCCTGCACCGTGGTagccttttctttctctgcAGGTACCCCGCCAACAGAATCCTCGACGAGCTGACGTTCCACAACATAGGACGAGAACTTTCTCGCgctcacccccttctcaaaCAGCTCTTCCAACTGctccaaactcctcccctttGTCTCAGGCACATAGAAGAATGCCCAGAGAGCAAGGACCAGATTGCTTGATCCCCAGATATACCCATACTTCGGCCCCCATCCCAGTTTATCTGGATTGATGAAGTAGGGTGTACAGAACGACACGACCCATCCAACGATAAAGTTGAGACCCGAAGCCGTCCCGACAGTCTGCGATCTCAACCTCTGCGAGGGGATCTCCGTCGACAACGCCCACATAACCGGCCCCTGACCAATGCCATAGATCCAAGTAAACACGATACTCATTGCGACCAACGCTCTGCTCGCCGCAGGATCTGTCCACGCCGAAACAGTGTATGCAATCGCCATCCCGTACATCATCCCCGCCGAGATCACCGACGTCCCGATCAGCAGCTCTCTTCTGCCAAAATACCTCATCGCCGGAAACGCCGCCATATTTCCCGTCAGCGCAATCGCAAGCGAAATCATCACCCACTCAAACGGCGATCCAACCCTCGCCTGCACAAACAAATACACCGAAAACCCAGCCATAAACGTTACCCCCGTTGCCGTCCCCCCAATCGTCGTCGCGAAGCAGAGCAATGTCCTTCTCAAATCCGGACCCCGAAACATATCATTAAGATGAACACCCGAATGCAGTTCCTGCTCCAGCAAAAACGCACTCTTgatatcctccacctctgccCGGAGATACGCCTCGTCTTTGATACCCCTCAACCGTCTCACCGCGTTGATCGCCTTCTCGTCCTGCCCTCGGGTGACGTAGAAACGGGGTGTATCCGGCAAGAAAGCCAACAAAATCGTCAAGATTGTTGGAACAATGTACATCACCCCCAGGGGAATCTGCCAAGGTGCGTTCCCCGGGTATATCTTGCAGTAATTATCCACCAAAATCCCAAAGAGCGCCCCGAGGGAGGTTTGAAAGGTGCTCATCCCCACAATCGGCCCTCTCAGCAAGGCTGGCGCAGATTCCGTCATGTACGTCACGCTGTAGGGGACGAAAAACCCGTTGCTTACTCCAAGCAGTAATCGGCCTGCGTATAAGCCACCTAGGGAGGTTGTCCCCATCATGAGGCTTACGCTCAAGAAAGCGAAACCGCAACCGAGCCAGAGACCGATGCGGCGGGAGAGTTTTGTGTGGGAGGCGTACATGACgatggcggagaggaagCCGCCGACGTTCATGAGGGATTGAATCAGGCGCTGGACGTcggtggagatgttgaggccgatggggttggtggggtcTTCGTAGCCGTAGACGCGGAGGAAGGCGGGCATGGATTGGAAcccggcgatggcggcggagTCGTAGCCGTATTGGAATTGTCCGAGGGCGATGAAGAAGCAGATGGTTATGATGCGCTTTTCGGCGAGGAAGTTACTGcgaaagggggtggggggtggtttggggatCGGGGGGGCCATAgtgggtggttgatgggCCGGCGAAGGTGTACTCTATACGGAAgctggggatggtgatggtgggagaagggaaaTGGTGACAGGCAACACCACACCCAGGTTTACAtagaggatgaggagaccTCTGGGTGGGAGGGACAGTTCGGGGTAGGCATATTCTTATCTGGCTGTTACTACATGCCTTGGGTGGGATATAAGTCGATCATCCTCTGCCGGGACCGCTTCCCCTCACTTCTCCAACAAACAATAGAACTGGAAGTCTGGAACCGGGTGAGTGTTACACAAGAACCGTAAAGTGCACTTAACAAGCGGAAACCATAAGAGAAGCTGTATTGGCTAATCAACGGGTGACAGCAGATAGAGTGGCCTCGGACTCCAACACACTTTGGACATATGCAAGGATCGAAATATGATTATCTCAGTGAAGAATGCCAGAAGAAAAACATGTGGTCAACTCCCGCACTGGGATATTAAAACGGTTCGTTTGGAGAGATCTGGCATGGATGGTGGAAGCATGGGTCTGGTGTATAATACCCGCATGTAACGTTGTTGGCAGCCATATCGACTTGATTGGGGTTCTTGCCGGGAGCCGAAAGGAGGGGAGATTGACTTCCGGCAGGTTAGGAAAATGATACAGGGGATCAGTTGACGGCAAATTTTGGGATGTTGTTCCCAAGACTCCAAGAAATAAGTGGCATTGCATTTTGTCGGGCCATCAAGCCTCTCAACTGCTACCTCGAGCTACTCACAATGATGTCTTGACAAGAAGCCCATCAGCCTCCCAAAGTTGCAGTCTTACCAAGGAGGATTACCCTTCACTTTCAACGCCCCCACCCCATCGAACCCTGATCGCCATAGGTAAACGGATGCTTGGTCGGCGAGTCGTCGCAGTTGGCATACGACATAACAATATAGGTACGTGCAGCAtgtgtgtggttggtgggtcAGCCATAGTACCCCGAATAGCCAATCTTGACACATTGGTTGATTATAGCGTTGGAGACCTGGAGAAGATCTAGCGTACTCGTCGTAGCCGCATCACCGCCAGGTGGGCTGCTCTACCTCGTAGAACGATGGTGAGTAAGGTAGGCACTCACACCAAGCCACAGGTTTGAGGAAGACGTAAAGATGTGGGTTGTGGTCATTGTGGAGCAGTTGGATAACAAAATTTGGCGTGTTTCCAAGGCTGTTATCCCAGTCGCCAAAAACGTAGAATCGGTTGTTGGAATGGAATTAGGAATGGTAGAAGCGGGACGACTGAGCGACAGTTTCATGGAGATAGttgcagaaaaaaagaaggaggaagccTGTGACACGAGAGTTGAAATTCATCTTGATGTAGTTGACTGTTGACATACCATACAACGTATGATTACTCTCTCGCTAGTTTACatgaagggggtggatttCTTGTGGGAGGAAGCGCTGGATTTATAGTGGACCGGATCTTTCACATGATAGATGTTGACTTTAAGGGAAAGGTGTTTGAATGTTTGAGTGCTCGAGTATTGCGAGTCTGCGTTTGAGCGCGACATTCACCTCATGCTCCGATGGCCGACACATCTATTCAGATGTGATCAGAATTGAAACGAGCACTTTTCAAGGCAGGGCTAACATAATAGGCTACCTGGACTTGTCAGGTGAGCTGACCGGTTGCGATGATTGTGATGGGAGAAAAGTGATACGGCGATTGTCACGGTTTGGGAGATTCGACACACATCTCCTGTCTGTCTGTATTGATGCAATCTCTTCTGACTGCCTTTCAGGGTCCCCTTTTCGTTGGCAGTCAGAACCAGTCATACAGTGGTATAATGTCTCGGCTGTAGGGCCTCATGGGTACACTCAACATGATCAAACGAACTTCAGCAAACATAGGTACCCACCTAgccctcctcaaccaggCAGGCCTCCTGTGTTTCAGAACGATCCAAAAGACAGGTTGCCCAGCTGCCCACAGTGCCGAGATGCTTCAAACGGCCATTTGACGTCAAAATCACCCATCAGGTGCCAAAACGGCGTCCGGTTATGAGCGGAGAACCAACCGTGCCATGTGGCATCATCTTGATTGTGGAGGTTAACCTGACTCTTCGGGCAGCTGGCACCTACTGACTTGCATTGACTTGAGTTAACTAACTGTTAAAAGAAACAACTTTCACCGAGACAAATACATCCGTACGACTTTTTCTCAAAACATCGGTCGTTACCGCACTCCCAACTGTGCCATGTAGCGGCATTTTGGTTGTGGGGTGGACCCTGAGCGCGTTCCTGTGTCTGTCCTTGGGACCTGCATAGAAGCCTTAGAGAAAGGTTGATATTCTGGAAAAAGGACAGAGCCTGATTGGCTACTGCTCTGAGacaccacacccacctctccgATTCATAGCCTTGCGCCATGTGATTGGTCACAATGCCTCGCCGGTCCTGAATTCTATGCGCCTTCACTGACTATTAATAAATACCTTAGATTGACACTACTGCCAAGAATCTGTGCATACGTAATGATCGGGCTTTGTCCCAAATCAAGGCAAGATCATGCAGAAGGATGAGTTGTTCCCTCTGTGGGTCAGCTTATGAGACGTTTGAGGTATATTCGTTGCGCTCCATGCCACTCCTCTGTATTTTCCACAGTCCTCAGAATATTATCACTTTTCTCTTCTGCCTCAGGTTCACCACATTCACCTAGGTACCTGATAGATGCTCATCCAGAATTTTGGGCAGACAATAAGCACAGGAATGTCCGTCGCGTTATATCCAGGCTCAACAGACAATTCTCTGCTTTATTCATCGATACTATCTTGCAGCGAAGCTTCGAAATCACGCGCCTGTGCATGGTGTGGCGTTCTTGTTGGAGACGTTCATGCAGGGTCTCGGCTCTCGGCGATAGCTTCACTTGACCCAGATTGCTACAAAGCACCCTCGTGCTTGATGATGCAACCACTTCAGGGGCTTTAAAGATTAAATATGGCTGATTCGAAAGTCtgtgtgggagggaggtgagaaCGCCTAGGCTTAGTGGCTTGCTCAGGGGTCAGGTAAAATGAACTAGAAGGGCGCCAATGGGTCTGGGATCTCGCAAGGCTACGGAGCTTTTGAGTAGAGGGGAAGTATAAACAGGTGGTGATGTCTTCTATTAATTAGACTGTGTTCTTAACATGATcacatcttcttcgcccctTGCCTTCGTTCGACCGAttacctacctgcctagCATCGGACCATTCCGTTGTCATACGTAATTACATTTCCAGACTTGGATTCAACACAAGCCGCCATGGGAAACAACGTATGCGCTCCAAGGGGACAAAATGGCTATAGCTGCGACTTCGAGATTGTCAGGAGTAACTTCTTTGGAAACCTTTCGGTAAATAACTTTTGACTCTGGCAACGTCAGTGCCCTTGAAGAGATGGAGCAAGTCGGAGCAGATCCTGACATTGCCGGGCCCGGCGTGAGTTCTTCACTTCCATTTTTGCTGCAATTTGGCACTTATGCTGACAAAACTAAGATACTCCTCGCCGTAATGATGGCATTTGTCGTGTCCATTCTCATTGCCTTTTCCATCCACGTGTTGGACCTAGTGGAAATTTGTACAGGGCAAGTGTTACATCCAGGCTGCCGATGTTCGAGATTCAAGGTGCTAACAGGACCATACAGGAGCAAACCAGCAAAGAGAGTCCACCATATCCTCAACAAAATCCTGGTCTCGTGGAGCGATCAGCAAATTGTCCTTGGCATTGCAATTAGCACAGCTGCGCTTGAAGAGTGGTGCAGCTTCTCAACCTAccacctcaacatcatcaaacacTGGCTGATTCTCTCTTCCATCACCCATGTCAACGCCCTCCTTGTTCACTGCAATTACttccaaaagaaaaagattgTGGCAACAACATTGAGAGCTGGACTTATCTCCCTTCATGTCATCTTCACCGGTGTTGTGGTATTCGGACATGGACAAGCTGCCGAGAACAAAATCCCCGAATCCACCATCCTACGCCCCTGCAAATCCTGCCAGCAATCTGCTTCTTTGCAAACTCCACAAGACCCAGCCTCATTCAACAAATGCATGTGGAAACGCCGGAAACCGAGACCAGTTCACTTTCGAGCAAGTCACTATTCATCTGGGGAATAGTGCTGATTGTTTCCAGCAAGCTGACACTGTTACGTCATCTTTGGGCGACTGAGGATAGGAAGAAGCGTCGTTTCACGGTATGGTGCATTCGACTAGCCCTGCTTGGACTGAATGTGGCACTGGGTGTAATTGCAATCACTGGTGTCCAAAGCATTCGCAGCTGGATGAGTGATGAAGGCTTGATCGATATTTCAGACGGCTCGGAGAGCGAGTATTCTTATGGGCAGTACCTCTCAGCTTATCTGGCATTGTTTGCTGCCTTCCAGATTGCTGAAAGCTTCTTTGGTAAGAAAGGCTCCCACCTGAACGatatgtttttttttgtcttaGTATCAAAGGCTCCTGGTGCTAACTATTTGACTTTGCAGAAGATATTGAGGAGTAGAATCTCTTATACGAAGGTCAAAATAGTCCAGTATGATGTATCTGGCTACCTAAGTATGTACGATCAGCGGTTTTCGTATGGGTGCTGCCTGTGGGAATGGGGGTGGCGGAATGGTTTCATCTCTTCAACGTACCATGTTTTGTTGTCGCTACAGAGGTGAAGATCAAGGGGAATTGTACCAACAGTTTCTTAGTATGTAAAAGATTTGTCGTGATAAGTAAATCTGTATCTTAGGCGTTGGTACTCCTTTGTGCGTCTAGTGAATGGTGTTCGCGCTTTTATCACATGAATTCCATCTCGCTCACTTTCCACTCTCGCCATGCTTCCCCCTGCATGATGCCATCTACATAACAGTCTCCAACAAGTCTGAACCGATTACAGTACTCTCTTCTCACTACAAAAGGGGAACGACCCCCTGCCAAAAGCGCcacatcatcgtcaaccttCGTGTCATGTGGTACGAGTGCTAATCTTCCGTCGTCTAGCCGTGCCAGTGCCTGGTCAAGCGGTGTTGCAAGCACGGTATCCAATCTGTATGGCATGCCGAGAACGTAGGATAGTTTACTGTTCAAAAGATAACCTCCAACAGCCGTGACCAAATagctggcgatggtggatTCCAAAACGAAGTTGGTAAAGACTATTGCAGCGGTCTGTAACCCTATCCAACACAGTAGATAATGCGGGACTTTACCCATACCGAAGAAGTTGATTCCAAGTAGTAGATGATAGGCCGATGGATAATAGTAGAAAGGTCCAACCAGCCTTAGTAGCCTGAGAAATGGATTCCATCGTATAGATCTGGCCTGAGTGTGGAACTGTGCTATAGCCTCCACGATAAAAGTTTCGTTTGGATAGTCGGTAAAGAGAGAATCAACCATTTCGACTCCTCTAGGGCCCTTCATCAAGGTTTCAAACATGGCGTACAAAGGATTTGTCTCGCTCCTATCACCTAGCCAGGTCCCGTCAGAGAGAGCTAGGTCGGCATACTCCAAAAGGATTCCCATTGCTGCGCCTTTTCGAAGACAGTTTTCGAAGTAAGTTATGGCCAGCATAAGTAGTCCTGTCCTGGTTGATAAGACGCTCCGAATGATGCCATTGTTGAGTCTTTGAAAAGTATCTGCTTGAGAAGCGCGAGCTGTGAGTTTAAGAACTCCTCGGGGTGTCCTGTGGCCAACAAATAGATGGTGAATTTCCATCGGTCGACACACCGCGGTGATCTTCCCCGCGATCATTCCGTAAAGTATGAGAATACTGTTGTCACGCaactgtggtggtggacattCGGAGTCCCCGGACGCGTTGTAAGCGTTGTATAGGGCAGGTCTGACATCTCCTGTCCGGTTGTATGGGTTTCCCTCTGTCAGATCCCATCGAGGACGTGGAAGGCATTCCGAGTCGTACTGCCAGTTTGGTACCCATGATGGCAGATCATCGTCTCTTTTTATGAAGCTGGGAGAGCTACATTGAACAAGCAACCTCAGGTCTTGCGACTGTTGCAAGATTTTGAATGCGATATGTGTGTAACACTGAGCGGTTGATACCGCGTACTTGGGCCCTGGCAAATCATCCATGAAGAACCGGCGTTCATCGGGGCGAAGGAGACCAATTAAGCCATATACCTTATCCCGGTTATTTTTGGCACACGACCAACGGAATTGAACCAGCAGATGGGAAAGGCTGTAAAAGACACGAGGCTGGTTATCCCTCTGCAATCTCGTGGTTTCATCCAGGGCACGGAAGTTTGGACCCATGCCCCTCAAAAACCACGGCAGACACTGCTCCATCGTGAGGATGAAGATCTTAAAGTCGTCCCAGTCCAATGTGCACTTTGATGTGAGAATCCGTGATCTGGAAGCAAGGGTCATCTCCTGAATGACCCAAACACGACTCCAGTACGGATGCCGGAGAATCTGGAGTAGACCAACCACAATGTCGTCGGTGAAGGAGGTGTCTTCTCTCAGCGCAGCCGCGGTAGCGGCATTGTGTATTCGATTCAAGTTTGTGTTCTCATCCATGGTAACGACAGTCATAGTCAACGCTGCAAGAAACCTCATTGCCAGTTCCTTCTGTCTCCACTTCACGGCGTAGCTCTTGCATGCTTGGAAACAGAGATTGGCGTTGTCAGGAAGAAAGGACTCGGTGAGCCAGATCAAGACCTCTTCTGCTTGGGTGTAGATTTCACCCATGAGATCAAGCTGCTGTCCTTTTTCTGGTGCTGCTTCGTTCTGATCGATACAAATCGCGTCAATCCATAGTCGCTCATTGACAAACTCGACGCTAAGATGCTGCAATGCCCAATAGAGGTTTCTGGTCACTTGGAGTTGAACTCCGTTGCATTGGATCGTAAGAGGGTTGCTCGAGTCGCCCCAGACATAGGACAGAGCCTTGTACTGAGTGCTTGCCAATGGAGCAACCTCAAGAGACCAGCGGCCATCAGAAAAAGTCAAAAGACGGATATAATGGCCTGTCGTGTcggagggtggtggcagggGGAGATCGAGGTGTAGGGGAGAGGAAGTCATTTGAAGACGAAATTGGAAATGAATCACCGTGTATAAAAAGCCTGATAGGTCAAAGGTTGAGGACAATGAAAACAATGATATGATGTCGTAGAATCTCAAAGCAAGAGAATTTAAAAGGCTCAATTATGATGCTCTGAAAGAGGGGTTGTGCGGCTGAAGCTGGGTCTGGTCACGGTGCAGACTATTGTGGCTCAGCGCCCACGACGTTGATATGCCAGAAACCTGAAACAGAAGATGGCTCGGCCTCTCTAGGCCAGGAAAATACCTGGGACCTATCTCAACTTCCAGCGGGCCATACACTTCAGTAAAAATACTGCAAATGTAGAAATGGAGGCAATCTTGCTCCTTGGTCACCTTTCGCCCAAGTCATTGTCTCTCCACTACAGGGGGATgagcccctgagcccctttGCCAAATCAGGTATGGGGTGCCAAAAAGGTGTGAACATCTGAGCGCTGTTCCTGAGTTGCCGCAGTGGCTTTGTCAACAACTGCCACACGCACTTCTCCGCCAGGGCCATGACTATGGTTTGCTACTACTTTGAACGATAGAAAAAGGCATACCTCAGACGACCTGCTTTTGTGGCGTAGGTCTTTACTAGGTACTGTTTGGCCGGCTTCAATCCCCTCGCTGTTTGGTCCTGGAAGGTCCAGAGCAGACTGGGGTCTGGGAACCAGGTGCCTGGGCACAGCAGGTTAGTTGCTCTGAATTATAGACCTAGAGATAGATCATGAAATGAATCAGGCGGTGGATATTCAACCTTGATGGAATGGGTGTGCTCAGTTGTGAAACTGCATACACTCGCCTTTCACCGAATTCGCCGTTGATATGTGATTGATGTTAGTAACATGCGATCTTCTATGAAAGCCCGTAGTCGAGCATGGGGATATTCAACATGTCTGTCGTGGTCAATTTGAAGTTTCTGCATTTGATATCATACCCCCATGGTTGTGAATCTCCAGTTGATGTGCTCCAAGAAGCCGACATTGGTGACCTTCTAGAAGCTAATTTCAGTACGCACCTCAAGATGCAATCTCGCGCTCAAGACGTCAGAAGAAAGTACACGCAACTGACCGGGGGACATGCGGAAGGTCCGTTCGTTTGCCAGCAAGGgtgaggctgttgagaaACCACACCCCGCCCGCTGACCGTAAACGGGAGCAACATATCACAACAGTCACCCAATGTCGGAAGGTCGGCGAAATTTTGACACGGCCGTACTCCAACCTTCACTTCCCCGGAGCAAACCAAGGCCCGTTTCACGACCACATCTCCTCATTTTCCTTACACAACCCGCAAACTCAAACCACTGTCCGTCAGAGCGCAGTCATGAGGTGGCCATCTTGAGATAGCGACACATCGTTCAGTGGACTAGCTTGGTCTTCCACGTGTATTTATATGTACAAGAATCGCTTCACTGGGCTATTTACCCAGTCCCTTTCCGTCACACTCAGAAATCAACAGACCGAGTCCTCGCCAAAATTACAAAATCACTCTCGCCGCTGCCATCATGCACGTCTCCAACCTGTGCCTCGCGGCGACCGCGTTCCTGGCCATTGAAGTTCAAGCCGCGCCAGCCACACAAGCCACAACCAATGCCCTCCACCTTGGTACCCAGAACAGCCCCGTCGGCCACCACTGTGGAGTCTCGACCTACCTGAACTACCTCAGCACCTCTCTGGTCAATGACTGTCTGAAGATGCTCGACAACCTTTCGCCTGattctggtggtggcggtgaagaTGGTTTGAACAGAGGCGATATGGACTGGTGAGTCGAGTCAGACTCTAACCTTGCTACTCTAACGTTTATGCTTTGCAGGACCATCGTCGGAGACTTTCACCGGGAGATTGGCAAATACTCAACCTGCGCGTTCGGCTGCCATGTCACCTACCCCCAAGGAGCCCTCGCTATGATCGGTATCGATGATGTTCGCCGTGTGGTGCAGAGGTCGATCGAGATGTTCAAGCATGCGGGCGATGGGGGAGATAAAGTTGGAGCTCAGGGAGATTTTGAGTGCGACTTTGCTGGCTCGGCTGGGAAGACGGTCAGTTGGTATCTTTTCAACCCGATCATTAACTCGACGTGTTTTGATGGTGGGCCATGGtctggatgatggtgagagCGGAGTTGGGTGGGCAAGGTTAGTTTTCGGAAATAGTGTTAGGGTACTGCTGGCGGACTTATACACTGTTTTAGGGCTGGGAGAAGTGATATCCCTGTCTGACAGCTAACACTCTAAATAATTGATCATCTGTTTGCCCTTGATGGGCTGATATCATGTCTCTTTCACATAGGCTACTTTGAGGTATGTCTCGACACTCAACAAAGCTTCCTTCAGTGACCTTCGGTTCGAGCTATATTGCAAAAGCCTCTTGCTCACTCTTCTACAGTTCCCTAACCACTTTCTGGTCACTACCTAATCTGAGAAGTCATCATAGCCCAAGTTCGCAAGCTCATTCAACTCAGCATTCATATCCTTTGTCTCAGGAACCGCACACACCTGCTTCTCCCACTGCTCGACAGCCAGCTTATCAGCCTTggcctcatcgtcatcctcatcaccacg
Proteins encoded in this window:
- a CDS encoding hypothetical protein (COG:U; EggNog:ENOG503NYM6); this translates as MAPPIPKPPPTPFRSNFLAEKRIITICFFIALGQFQYGYDSAAIAGFQSMPAFLRVYGYEDPTNPIGLNISTDVQRLIQSLMNVGGFLSAIVMYASHTKLSRRIGLWLGCGFAFLSVSLMMGTTSLGGLYAGRLLLGVSNGFFVPYSVTYMTESAPALLRGPIVGMSTFQTSLGALFGILVDNYCKIYPGNAPWQIPLGVMYIVPTILTILLAFLPDTPRFYVTRGQDEKAINAVRRLRGIKDEAYLRAEVEDIKSAFLLEQELHSGVHLNDMFRGPDLRRTLLCFATTIGGTATGVTFMAGFSVYLFVQARVGSPFEWVMISLAIALTGNMAAFPAMRYFGRRELLIGTSVISAGMMYGMAIAYTVSAWTDPAASRALVAMSIVFTWIYGIGQGPVMWALSTEIPSQRLRSQTVGTASGLNFIVGWVVSFCTPYFINPDKLGWGPKYGYIWGSSNLVLALWAFFYVPETKGRSLEQLEELFEKGVSARKFSSYVVERQLVEDSVGGVPAEKEKATTVQVDDVEKR
- a CDS encoding hypothetical protein (EggNog:ENOG503PXNJ), giving the protein MEQVGADPDIAGPGILLAVMMAFVVSILIAFSIHVSKPAKRVHHILNKILVSWSDQQIVLGIAISTAALEEWCSFSTYHLNIIKHWLILSSITHVNALLVHCNYFQKKKIVATTLRAGLISLHVIFTGVVVFGHGQAAENKIPESTILRPCKSCQQSASLQTPQDPASFNKCMWKRRKPRPLTLLRHLWATEDRKKRRFTVWCIRLALLGLNVALGVIAITGVQSIRSWMSDEGLIDISDGSESEYSYGQYLSAYLALFAAFQIAESFFEDIEE
- a CDS encoding hypothetical protein (EggNog:ENOG503PE88; COG:S), which encodes MTSSPLHLDLPLPPPSDTTGHYIRLLTFSDGRWSLEVAPLASTQYKALSYVWGDSSNPLTIQCNGVQLQVTRNLYWALQHLSVEFVNERLWIDAICIDQNEAAPEKGQQLDLMGEIYTQAEEVLIWLTESFLPDNANLCFQACKSYAVKWRQKELAMRFLAALTMTVVTMDENTNLNRIHNAATAAALREDTSFTDDIVVGLLQILRHPYWSRVWVIQEMTLASRSRILTSKCTLDWDDFKIFILTMEQCLPWFLRGMGPNFRALDETTRLQRDNQPRVFYSLSHLLVQFRWSCAKNNRDKVYGLIGLLRPDERRFFMDDLPGPKYAVSTAQCYTHIAFKILQQSQDLRLLVQCSSPSFIKRDDDLPSWVPNWQYDSECLPRPRWDLTEGNPYNRTGDVRPALYNAYNASGDSECPPPQLRDNSILILYGMIAGKITAVCRPMEIHHLFVGHRTPRGVLKLTARASQADTFQRLNNGIIRSVLSTRTGLLMLAITYFENCLRKGAAMGILLEYADLALSDGTWLGDRSETNPLYAMFETLMKGPRGVEMVDSLFTDYPNETFIVEAIAQFHTQARSIRWNPFLRLLRLVGPFYYYPSAYHLLLGINFFGMGKVPHYLLCWIGLQTAAIVFTNFVLESTIASYLVTAVGGYLLNSKLSYVLGMPYRLDTVLATPLDQALARLDDGRLALVPHDTKVDDDVALLAGGRSPFVVRREYCNRFRLVGDCYVDGIMQGEAWREWKVSEMEFM
- a CDS encoding hypothetical protein (EggNog:ENOG503P8IB; COG:S), which produces MHVSNLCLAATAFLAIEVQAAPATQATTNALHLGTQNSPVGHHCGVSTYLNYLSTSLVNDCLKMLDNLSPDSGGGGEDGLNRGDMDWTIVGDFHREIGKYSTCAFGCHVTYPQGALAMIGIDDVRRVVQRSIEMFKHAGDGGDKVGAQGDFECDFAGSAGKTVSWYLFNPIINSTCFDGGPWSG